A region of Bacteroidota bacterium DNA encodes the following proteins:
- a CDS encoding bacteriorhodopsin-like produces the protein MFDLPSLTAGQYSLAFNMFSFTIASMLATFVFLLVAQGRVAPKYRISLIVSALVVGIAAYHYIRILGSWQGAYALDQATQMYNASGKPFNDAYRYVDWLLTVPLLVVELVLVLALPKEKSGSLITRLSIAAVFMIGLGYPGEIAPDDANGTRALWGFLSSVPFAYILYVLWSELGSAMDRQSARVQKLFSNIRLLLLATWGFYPIVYMAPFLGISGAGAEIAIQVGYSIADVAAKAGYGLMIYAIARAKSDDEGYVVGETMVAQRAAA, from the coding sequence ATGTTCGACCTACCTAGTTTGACCGCCGGGCAGTACAGCCTCGCGTTCAACATGTTTTCCTTCACGATCGCGTCCATGCTGGCGACGTTCGTGTTTCTCCTCGTGGCTCAGGGCCGTGTGGCTCCCAAGTACCGCATCTCGCTGATCGTCTCAGCGCTTGTGGTCGGGATCGCGGCCTACCACTACATCCGCATCCTCGGCAGCTGGCAGGGCGCCTACGCGCTCGACCAGGCTACCCAGATGTACAACGCGAGCGGCAAGCCGTTTAACGACGCCTACCGCTACGTGGACTGGCTCCTCACGGTGCCGCTTCTCGTGGTGGAGCTCGTGCTCGTGCTCGCGCTGCCGAAAGAGAAGAGCGGCTCGCTCATCACGCGCCTCTCCATTGCGGCCGTGTTCATGATTGGCCTGGGCTACCCAGGTGAGATCGCACCGGACGACGCCAATGGCACGCGTGCGCTCTGGGGCTTCCTCTCGTCGGTTCCGTTCGCCTACATCCTCTACGTCCTCTGGTCGGAGCTGGGCTCGGCGATGGATCGGCAGTCGGCCCGGGTCCAGAAGCTGTTCAGCAACATTCGCCTGCTCCTGCTGGCGACGTGGGGCTTCTACCCGATCGTCTACATGGCTCCGTTCCTCGGCATCTCTGGTGCTGGTGCGGAAATCGCCATCCAGGTTGGCTACAGCATCGCTGACGTGGCTGCCAAGGCAGGCTACGGCCTCATGATCTATGCCATCGCACGTGCCAAGTCTGACGACGAAGGCTACGTGGTCGGCGAAACCATGGTGGCACAGCGCGCTGCGGCGTAA
- a CDS encoding PorV/PorQ family protein — translation MRAALLLLLVSLIGTVLSSGPAFAQSPLPSYGEDRRGTSGFQFLKVAVDPRTAALGESVVSHADDVTALLHNPALIARAGDVEGALTFTNYYVDTQLYWAGGLYRLGPYTLGLSIQAFDSGELVERTEVSGPNGTGRTFRLVDLGVGLTVSQALTDLFSYGVTVKYARESVLDVVTQAALLDLGVAYSVGETGVRLGVAIRNFGLDGRPSGEVSYLDLQNGEPVTVTGDEFARVTPPTTFLLGVSYDLLRGLSALGLTGPAGPQHDFRVSGQLTNPNDDTERFNLGLEYTWNRVLTLRGGYQLGIEEATLPSFGLGVRAPGYDGVRLDYGFNRLDRLGAVHRVGFLVSFD, via the coding sequence ATGCGCGCCGCTCTGCTCCTCCTTCTAGTCAGCCTCATAGGGACGGTCCTCTCAAGCGGTCCGGCCTTTGCGCAGAGCCCGCTCCCGAGCTACGGCGAGGACCGGCGCGGCACGTCCGGCTTCCAGTTCCTCAAGGTGGCCGTCGACCCGCGCACGGCGGCGCTCGGCGAGAGCGTTGTCTCGCACGCCGACGACGTGACGGCGCTGCTGCACAACCCGGCGCTCATCGCCCGCGCAGGCGACGTGGAGGGCGCGCTCACGTTCACGAACTACTACGTCGACACGCAGCTCTACTGGGCGGGCGGCCTCTACCGCCTCGGCCCCTACACGCTCGGGCTCTCCATCCAAGCCTTCGACTCCGGCGAACTCGTCGAGCGGACCGAGGTGTCGGGGCCGAATGGCACCGGGCGCACGTTCCGGCTGGTCGACCTCGGCGTGGGGCTTACCGTCTCGCAGGCGCTCACCGACCTCTTCAGCTACGGCGTTACGGTGAAGTACGCCCGCGAGAGCGTCCTCGACGTGGTCACGCAGGCGGCGCTGCTCGACCTCGGCGTGGCCTACTCGGTCGGCGAGACGGGCGTCCGCCTCGGCGTGGCGATCCGCAACTTCGGCCTCGACGGGCGGCCCTCCGGCGAGGTGAGCTACCTCGACCTCCAGAACGGCGAGCCGGTCACGGTCACCGGCGACGAGTTCGCGCGCGTCACGCCCCCGACGACGTTCCTCCTCGGCGTGAGCTACGACCTCCTGCGCGGCCTGAGCGCGCTCGGCCTCACCGGCCCCGCCGGGCCGCAGCACGACTTCCGCGTCTCGGGCCAGCTCACCAACCCCAACGACGACACCGAGCGGTTCAACCTCGGGCTGGAGTACACCTGGAACCGCGTCCTCACGCTGCGCGGGGGCTACCAGCTCGGCATCGAGGAGGCTACGCTGCCCAGCTTCGGCCTTGGCGTGCGCGCGCCCGGCTACGACGGCGTCCGCCTCGACTACGGCTTCAACCGCCTCGACCGCCTCGGCGCCGTCCACCGCGTCGGCTTTCTCGTCAGCTTCGACTGA
- a CDS encoding lipopolysaccharide biosynthesis protein — translation MPSTPPFSTLAFSCASVLFTSAQTPDTPDDEAPSLSWQQQLRWRMWRFLAGPLGKSGVSMADQALVSAGRLLVSIVVARAAGADALGLYALAFTILLLAEALAETLVALPYTVYSQRLGAKARRSYLGSALVQAGGLGLGMAVLVAVGGAVAWMGFGEAGLGGVLFALAGMLPLRLVMDLGRRVAFAHHRVHTALVMDVLLMGVLLGGLGVLAATGNVTVWDVYALYGAACLLPLWLAFRPLQRGDGGFRWRVAPATARDDLRRNWRFGRWVAAGRISVNGREFGIPWLLAAFAGTAAVGFMDAAMKVVGLIFPMITALANVLTPSIAAAYAEDGVGAVRRMVARTALLMGLATGTVALGLAFGSEWVIALFFGDEFGGQHTAVVVYAVATVVEAIGMPADAGLWAIERPNVGFYINLVSMVTAFAVAWALIPSLGVLGAIWGIATGKGVATTGQLACFWWLSR, via the coding sequence TTGCCCTCCACGCCCCCGTTCTCCACCCTCGCATTCTCCTGCGCCTCGGTGCTCTTCACGTCCGCCCAGACTCCCGACACGCCCGACGACGAGGCTCCCTCGCTGTCGTGGCAGCAGCAGCTTCGCTGGCGGATGTGGCGGTTCCTCGCGGGGCCGCTCGGCAAGAGCGGCGTGTCGATGGCGGACCAGGCGCTCGTGAGCGCGGGGCGGCTGCTCGTGAGCATCGTCGTGGCGCGGGCGGCGGGGGCCGATGCACTCGGGCTCTACGCGCTCGCGTTCACGATCCTGCTGCTCGCCGAGGCGCTCGCGGAGACGCTCGTGGCGCTGCCCTACACGGTCTACAGCCAACGGCTCGGTGCGAAGGCGCGGCGGTCGTACCTCGGGAGCGCGCTCGTGCAAGCGGGCGGCCTCGGCCTTGGGATGGCGGTCCTCGTAGCGGTCGGCGGAGCCGTGGCGTGGATGGGCTTCGGCGAGGCTGGGCTGGGCGGCGTGCTCTTCGCGCTGGCGGGGATGCTGCCGCTGCGGCTGGTGATGGACCTCGGGCGGCGCGTCGCCTTCGCGCACCACCGCGTCCACACGGCGCTCGTGATGGACGTGCTGCTGATGGGGGTCCTCCTCGGCGGCCTCGGCGTGCTCGCGGCGACGGGCAACGTGACCGTGTGGGACGTCTATGCGCTCTACGGCGCAGCGTGCCTGCTCCCACTCTGGCTCGCGTTCCGTCCCCTCCAGCGGGGCGACGGCGGCTTCCGCTGGCGCGTGGCACCGGCTACGGCCCGCGACGACCTTCGCCGGAACTGGCGCTTCGGGCGCTGGGTGGCGGCCGGGCGCATCTCCGTCAACGGGCGCGAGTTCGGCATCCCGTGGCTGCTCGCGGCGTTCGCCGGGACGGCCGCCGTCGGCTTCATGGACGCGGCGATGAAGGTCGTCGGGCTGATCTTCCCGATGATCACGGCGCTCGCGAACGTGCTCACGCCGAGCATCGCGGCGGCCTATGCCGAGGACGGCGTGGGCGCGGTGCGGCGGATGGTCGCGCGGACGGCGCTGCTGATGGGCCTCGCCACGGGCACGGTGGCGCTCGGCCTCGCGTTCGGCAGCGAGTGGGTGATCGCGCTCTTCTTCGGCGACGAGTTCGGCGGGCAGCACACCGCCGTCGTCGTCTACGCCGTGGCGACGGTCGTGGAGGCCATCGGCATGCCCGCCGACGCGGGGCTGTGGGCCATCGAGCGGCCCAACGTGGGGTTCTACATCAACCTTGTGAGCATGGTGACGGCCTTTGCGGTGGCGTGGGCGCTGATCCCCTCGCTCGGCGTGCTCGGCGCGATCTGGGGCATCGCCACGGGCAAGGGCGTCGCGACGACGGGCCAACTGGCGTGCTTCTGGTGGCTCAGCCGGTGA
- a CDS encoding T9SS type A sorting domain-containing protein, which produces MRLLATLALAFVLGLPAASAQQVCSGTEGTDFQRVTLLDVNTLPDGSLAALNGGGANLETSQIQDLLANDLVGETIEFTAVILSDPKLSGLASTNDAGIPNRVHYFVRDVTAFDEGPQGYGAQIVDNTGSGLSAQFFVGDIVTICGVVAPFTGTGGYSMQINPVDANAIQLTDDDPIALGDPRLAPIGISIGDLHTTVAGAPAGAETQINWNNYTAFVGNYVRMEGIQIVQGVPDANRPDVLFAGASGDAPFINQYDVSVCYRNDRQADYFPAGTTPECVTDGPFNVPATGFANLQGFLIYQGDDGAFDYATPDAANFVINPILPEDLEITGAPPTINFFTAGPEGILSPADAFPVEVTAQANGGATIAAVVVNYGSPSGGGAVVLEDGDGDGTFTGEIPAFAASGEFVNLTYTVTDSNGLNAFAATSYRVFDGPLTSITQIQETANGGEGDSPVGDIEAVAMNIVAIVNDDFVDNDGNRTLILQEDPNFGQFTGIAAFVDIAAAVQVGDEITITEANINENFGFTRLESLTYSVTNAGAGAYGYFTIPTGSIANPDDAEKFESMLLRFENITVTDNNLGFGEWSFTTGSDAEALRVDDLAEAFEQSYATDNLANGDQLEFIQGFLYYSFGNFKLIPTDAADVGMPVAGEDDLLQGSGLIEAYPNPTTDAATFVYTLDAATDVQLAVYDVTGRRVALLVDAVQTGEQRVRFDASDLAPGVYVYRLAAADRVETGKLILAR; this is translated from the coding sequence ATGCGACTTCTTGCTACGCTCGCGCTTGCGTTCGTGCTCGGTCTGCCTGCGGCCTCGGCCCAGCAGGTTTGCTCCGGCACCGAAGGCACCGACTTCCAGCGCGTCACCCTTCTCGACGTCAACACCCTGCCCGACGGGAGCCTCGCCGCGCTCAACGGGGGTGGGGCGAACCTCGAAACCAGCCAGATCCAAGACCTGCTCGCGAACGACCTCGTCGGCGAGACGATCGAGTTCACGGCGGTCATCCTGAGCGACCCCAAGCTCTCGGGCCTCGCCAGCACCAACGATGCTGGCATCCCGAACCGCGTGCACTACTTCGTCCGTGACGTGACGGCGTTCGACGAGGGCCCGCAGGGCTACGGTGCGCAGATCGTCGACAACACCGGCTCCGGCCTCTCGGCGCAGTTCTTCGTGGGCGACATCGTCACCATCTGCGGCGTTGTCGCTCCGTTCACGGGCACCGGCGGCTACTCGATGCAGATCAACCCAGTCGACGCCAACGCCATCCAACTCACTGACGACGACCCGATCGCGCTCGGCGACCCGCGCCTCGCACCCATCGGCATCTCCATCGGCGACCTCCACACCACGGTGGCGGGTGCCCCGGCGGGTGCCGAGACCCAGATCAACTGGAACAACTACACGGCCTTCGTCGGCAACTACGTCCGCATGGAGGGCATCCAGATCGTGCAGGGCGTCCCGGACGCCAACCGCCCCGACGTGCTCTTCGCAGGCGCAAGCGGCGACGCGCCGTTCATCAACCAGTACGACGTCTCCGTGTGCTACCGCAACGACCGCCAGGCAGACTACTTCCCGGCGGGCACCACGCCGGAGTGTGTCACCGACGGTCCGTTCAACGTCCCGGCGACCGGCTTCGCCAACCTGCAGGGCTTCCTGATCTATCAGGGTGACGACGGCGCGTTCGACTATGCCACCCCCGACGCGGCCAACTTCGTGATCAACCCGATCCTCCCCGAGGACCTCGAGATCACCGGTGCACCGCCGACCATCAACTTCTTCACGGCAGGTCCGGAAGGCATCCTCTCGCCCGCCGACGCCTTCCCCGTGGAAGTCACCGCGCAGGCCAACGGTGGCGCGACCATCGCGGCCGTCGTGGTCAACTACGGCAGCCCGAGCGGTGGCGGCGCCGTTGTCCTCGAAGACGGCGACGGTGACGGCACGTTCACGGGCGAGATCCCCGCGTTCGCGGCCTCCGGCGAGTTCGTGAACCTCACCTACACGGTGACTGATTCCAACGGCCTCAACGCCTTTGCCGCGACGTCCTACCGCGTCTTCGACGGCCCGCTCACCTCGATCACGCAGATCCAGGAGACGGCCAACGGCGGCGAGGGCGACAGCCCCGTCGGCGACATCGAAGCCGTGGCGATGAACATTGTCGCCATCGTCAACGACGACTTTGTGGACAACGACGGCAACCGCACGCTGATTCTGCAGGAAGACCCGAACTTCGGCCAGTTCACGGGTATTGCCGCCTTCGTCGACATCGCTGCGGCGGTACAGGTCGGTGACGAGATCACGATCACCGAGGCGAACATCAATGAGAACTTCGGCTTCACGCGCCTCGAAAGCCTCACCTACTCGGTGACCAACGCAGGGGCCGGGGCCTACGGCTACTTCACGATCCCGACGGGCTCCATCGCCAATCCGGACGATGCCGAGAAGTTCGAGAGCATGCTCCTCCGTTTTGAGAACATCACGGTCACGGACAACAACCTCGGCTTCGGGGAGTGGTCCTTCACGACGGGCTCAGACGCCGAGGCGCTGCGCGTCGACGACCTCGCCGAGGCCTTCGAGCAGAGCTACGCCACCGACAACCTCGCCAACGGTGACCAGCTGGAGTTCATCCAGGGCTTCCTCTACTACAGCTTCGGCAACTTCAAGCTCATCCCGACCGACGCCGCGGACGTGGGCATGCCCGTCGCCGGCGAGGACGACCTCCTGCAGGGAAGCGGCCTCATCGAGGCCTACCCGAACCCGACCACCGACGCCGCGACGTTCGTCTACACGCTCGACGCCGCCACCGACGTGCAGCTCGCCGTCTACGACGTGACGGGCCGCCGCGTGGCGCTCCTCGTGGACGCCGTCCAGACGGGCGAGCAGCGCGTGCGCTTCGACGCGAGCGACCTCGCGCCGGGCGTCTATGTCTACCGCCTCGCTGCGGCGGACCGCGTCGAGACGGGTAAGCTCATCCTCGCACGCTAA
- a CDS encoding polysaccharide deacetylase family protein has protein sequence MLKDAVKQTAGLIATGLRGALGRRTRGAGLLIYHRVAENVFGVPDDRTLNVPPAAFEQHLVGLRTRGYRFLALRDLLAAHASGEVPDRAITDRAVVVTFDDIYQNVVDAAVPILRRLGIPATMFVSTAFVDSTEPFPFDAWAHDHRARLPASAYRPVTRAGLDALVADPLFEVGAHTHTHAVFIDRPDAFEADLAENLRWLDARLGIAAPPFAFPYGRTAFGFAGGALTERARTLGVACALTTDCTLVTTDSDPYAWGRFNAYTWDTPATLDAKLAGWYGWAPRLMERVMG, from the coding sequence ATGCTGAAGGACGCTGTCAAGCAAACTGCGGGGCTCATCGCCACGGGCTTGCGCGGCGCGCTGGGACGCCGCACGCGAGGCGCTGGGCTCCTGATCTACCACCGCGTCGCCGAGAACGTGTTCGGTGTCCCGGATGATCGCACGCTCAACGTGCCGCCCGCTGCGTTCGAGCAGCACCTCGTCGGGCTGCGCACGCGTGGCTACCGCTTCCTCGCCCTGCGCGATCTTCTCGCGGCGCATGCGAGCGGCGAGGTCCCGGACCGCGCCATCACGGACCGGGCTGTCGTGGTCACGTTCGACGACATCTACCAGAACGTAGTCGACGCTGCCGTGCCGATCCTGCGCCGCCTCGGTATCCCGGCGACGATGTTCGTGAGCACAGCGTTCGTGGACAGCACGGAGCCGTTTCCGTTCGATGCGTGGGCCCACGATCACCGCGCAAGGCTGCCCGCAAGCGCCTACCGCCCCGTCACCCGCGCTGGGCTGGACGCGCTCGTCGCCGATCCCCTCTTCGAGGTCGGCGCGCACACGCACACCCACGCCGTGTTCATCGACCGCCCCGACGCCTTCGAGGCTGACCTCGCCGAGAACCTGCGCTGGCTCGACGCCCGCCTCGGCATCGCCGCGCCCCCGTTCGCGTTCCCCTACGGACGGACCGCGTTCGGCTTCGCGGGCGGCGCGCTCACCGAGCGGGCGCGGACGCTCGGCGTGGCCTGCGCGCTCACGACCGACTGCACGCTCGTCACGACTGACAGCGACCCCTACGCCTGGGGCCGCTTCAACGCCTACACCTGGGACACGCCCGCCACGCTCGACGCGAAGCTCGCCGGGTGGTACGGCTGGGCGCCCAGGCTGATGGAGCGCGTGATGGGATGA
- a CDS encoding TonB-dependent receptor: protein MLRVFSALALFGLLSVTSTVFAQGRIAGTVTDATTSETLPGVNVFILGTQFGSATDFDGNYVIPSIRAGEYTIQVSFVGYETKQFTGIRVNNGETTRLDIEIGEAVLSTENEVVIVGDAPLVDVEESSSTFTISRDQMEAAPVREVTEVVASQAGVVSDPTGLYIRGGRADETAFLVDGVSAKDPLAGTGFGLDLGTNAFSEVEVTTGGVGADVGDVTSGVVAVSLQEGTDEFRGTLSHKRDNLGFNQDWESTFMEETFEASLSGPILPGKLRFFVSAQAQVSDEFYRFTSDPDQVRNSIVGSDFWMPRTDNRWNGVAKLTFLPRPGMKLTGSYSRSLTVNQNENMLRVTGNDAAVRPGFQYGFALQPDLANSYAHDSNLSTLRWSHVIGSQAYYELQVSRLFTRLRADANGRDWRPENVDSELDPESIVDYPGDLFLPGGVDPENIPPGTPIFVLPGPGLINNGGIATRWHDHFAEEVTVKGAFSRFTANRGYQISTGFEVKLNDYQWIDIERPWIGAPITLGDGTTTQTNRLGESSDVWRVKPRQTAFYAENQFRYRGLIANVGLRWEFWAPGGFVDDLVDDAVAFYDAEDAGEDVSDRVRVPILEEIARSYESETFGFLGTRWKTRLLPKVRVSFPVRENQVLFFNYGRSTRLPHPTFLYAGLNPVYQDRSFFADLGNPNLNPEVDISYELGVRNQITSNDALTLTAFWRDKYDFITVQDIEIQDQTGRQTTRALRINGDFARVRGLEASYTKRIGRRFTGQINAAYSRATGLSSTNNDALQQFLQQGNVDNTVETPLAWDRPIDLKGSVTYRYDEANPLFGVPGLNRFRAFLSGTFRSGQRYTPVEFVGYETNPFTGTRCDVDDERTADCWRPVYERSADPEDRFSEVGAPWWWFDLTLERRIALVGQDLRITLEVTNLFNQNNGIVVNPVTGEAYPDIDPAEIAANPERFRTNTDFDVTGSVRDPRFEDPRSSGQPPFNPARYLPQRHITLGFAYQF from the coding sequence ATGCTTCGGGTGTTCTCGGCGCTGGCCCTGTTCGGCCTCCTCAGCGTTACCTCCACGGTCTTCGCCCAGGGCCGCATTGCTGGGACGGTCACCGACGCCACCACCAGCGAGACGCTGCCGGGCGTGAACGTGTTCATCCTCGGCACGCAGTTCGGCTCGGCGACCGACTTCGACGGCAACTACGTCATCCCGAGCATTCGTGCGGGCGAGTACACCATCCAGGTTAGCTTCGTCGGCTATGAGACGAAGCAGTTCACCGGCATCCGCGTGAACAACGGCGAGACGACGCGGCTCGACATCGAGATTGGCGAGGCGGTGCTCTCGACGGAGAACGAGGTCGTGATTGTGGGCGACGCGCCCCTCGTGGACGTCGAGGAGTCGTCGAGCACCTTCACGATCTCGCGCGACCAGATGGAGGCGGCACCCGTGCGTGAAGTCACGGAGGTCGTGGCCAGCCAGGCGGGCGTCGTGAGCGACCCGACGGGCCTCTACATCCGCGGCGGACGCGCGGACGAGACCGCGTTCCTCGTGGACGGCGTCTCGGCGAAAGACCCGCTCGCGGGCACCGGCTTCGGGCTCGACCTCGGCACGAACGCCTTCTCCGAAGTCGAGGTCACGACCGGCGGCGTCGGCGCTGACGTGGGCGACGTGACCTCGGGCGTCGTGGCCGTCTCGCTGCAGGAGGGCACCGACGAGTTCCGCGGCACGCTCAGCCACAAGCGCGACAACCTCGGCTTCAACCAGGACTGGGAGAGCACCTTCATGGAGGAGACGTTCGAAGCGTCGCTCTCGGGGCCGATCCTGCCTGGAAAGCTCCGCTTCTTCGTGAGCGCCCAGGCCCAGGTCTCCGACGAGTTCTACCGCTTCACCTCGGACCCCGACCAGGTCCGCAACAGCATCGTCGGGAGCGACTTCTGGATGCCGCGCACGGACAACCGCTGGAACGGCGTCGCGAAGCTGACCTTCCTCCCGCGCCCCGGCATGAAGCTCACCGGCAGCTACTCGCGCTCGCTGACGGTGAACCAGAACGAGAACATGCTGCGCGTCACCGGCAACGACGCCGCCGTGCGCCCCGGCTTCCAGTACGGCTTCGCGCTGCAGCCCGACCTCGCCAACTCGTACGCCCACGACAGCAACCTCTCGACGCTGCGCTGGAGCCACGTGATCGGCTCGCAGGCCTACTACGAACTCCAGGTCTCGCGCCTCTTCACGCGCCTCCGCGCCGACGCCAACGGCCGCGACTGGCGCCCCGAGAACGTCGACTCCGAGCTCGACCCCGAGAGCATCGTCGACTACCCCGGCGACCTCTTTCTCCCCGGCGGCGTCGACCCGGAGAACATTCCGCCTGGCACGCCCATCTTCGTGCTGCCGGGGCCGGGGCTCATCAACAACGGCGGCATCGCCACGCGCTGGCACGACCACTTCGCGGAGGAGGTCACCGTCAAGGGCGCCTTCAGCCGCTTCACCGCCAACCGCGGCTACCAGATTTCGACCGGCTTCGAGGTCAAGCTCAACGACTACCAGTGGATCGACATCGAGCGCCCGTGGATCGGCGCCCCGATCACGCTCGGCGACGGCACGACGACCCAGACGAACCGCCTCGGTGAGTCGAGCGACGTGTGGCGGGTGAAGCCGCGCCAGACCGCGTTCTACGCCGAGAACCAGTTCCGCTACCGCGGCCTCATCGCCAATGTGGGCCTGCGCTGGGAGTTCTGGGCACCGGGCGGCTTCGTGGACGACCTCGTGGACGACGCCGTCGCGTTCTACGACGCCGAGGACGCGGGCGAGGACGTCAGCGACCGGGTCCGCGTACCCATTCTTGAAGAGATCGCGCGGTCCTACGAGAGCGAGACGTTCGGCTTCCTCGGCACGCGTTGGAAGACGCGTCTGCTGCCCAAGGTGCGCGTGAGCTTCCCCGTCCGCGAGAACCAGGTGCTGTTCTTCAACTACGGCCGCTCGACCCGCCTGCCGCACCCGACGTTCCTCTACGCGGGCCTCAACCCCGTCTACCAGGACCGCTCGTTCTTCGCCGACCTCGGCAATCCGAACCTCAACCCTGAGGTGGACATCTCCTACGAACTCGGCGTCCGCAACCAGATCACGTCCAACGACGCGCTTACGCTGACGGCCTTCTGGCGCGACAAGTACGACTTCATCACCGTCCAGGACATCGAGATTCAGGACCAGACGGGCCGCCAGACGACGCGCGCGCTGCGCATCAACGGCGACTTCGCCCGCGTGCGTGGCCTCGAAGCGAGCTACACCAAGCGCATCGGCCGTCGCTTCACCGGCCAGATCAACGCCGCCTACAGCCGCGCCACCGGCCTCTCCTCGACCAACAACGACGCGCTCCAGCAGTTTCTCCAGCAGGGCAACGTCGACAACACCGTCGAGACGCCGCTCGCCTGGGACCGCCCGATCGACCTCAAGGGCAGCGTGACCTACCGCTACGACGAGGCGAACCCGCTCTTCGGCGTGCCGGGCCTCAACCGCTTCCGTGCGTTCCTCTCGGGCACGTTCCGCAGCGGCCAGCGCTACACGCCCGTCGAGTTCGTCGGTTACGAGACCAACCCCTTCACGGGCACCCGCTGCGACGTGGACGACGAGCGGACCGCCGACTGCTGGCGCCCCGTCTACGAGCGCAGCGCGGACCCGGAGGACCGCTTCAGCGAGGTCGGCGCGCCGTGGTGGTGGTTCGACCTCACGCTGGAGCGCCGCATCGCGCTCGTGGGCCAGGACCTACGCATTACGCTGGAGGTGACCAACCTCTTCAACCAGAACAACGGCATCGTGGTGAACCCGGTCACGGGCGAAGCCTACCCGGACATCGACCCGGCCGAGATCGCGGCCAACCCGGAGCGCTTCCGCACCAACACCGACTTCGACGTGACGGGCTCCGTGCGCGACCCGCGCTTCGAAGACCCCCGGTCGAGCGGGCAGCCGCCGTTCAACCCCGCGCGCTACCTCCCGCAGCGCCACATCACCCTCGGCTTCGCCTACCAATTCTGA